AGGCATCACAGGAGGCGGTCCCAGGTCAGGGGCGTGAGGATGGCCTCGGGAGCCTCGGTGTACAGGTGACCGGTCACGCGCGGGAGTGGCTCGTGCGACAGGCGCACCGAAACGCTGGTGGCGCCGATCAGTTCCAGGGTGACGAGGGGGCGCAGGCGCACGGTCAGCAGCACAGCGGGAGGCAGGCGACGGGCCGGGCGGGAGAGACCCGGCCATATGGACCGGATGCACTCCAGAATCTCCGCCCAGGTCACCGTTTGCCCCGCGTGATCACGCGGGCGGCCTGATGGGCGCTCTCCACGTGCTCGGACTTGAGGGCGTTCAGGCCGTGGCTCCGGATGCCGGCCTGGACCAGCTGCAGGGCCGTGTACTGGGTGGCGCTGAGGTGGGTGCGGTCCTTGGACCACAGACGAGTGCCCAGGACGCCCGTCAGAACCAGGAGCAGGCCGAGGAGGATAAGGGTGGCGTCCGTCATGTGGGTGCTCCCTGGAAGGCGGCGAGGAACGTCATTTCCTGGGGCGTCAGTCTGCCGGGCTGCTGCTCAGCCAGGTGCCCGAGGTACGTTTCCACGGCCTCGACCTGTGGGGCAGACAGGGCCACCACGCAGACGCGCAGTGCAGGCTGGCCTTCGTGCAGACAGGGGAGGGCCGGGAGATTACGGGCGGCGGACTGGCGCAGGCGCTGGATGACGGCACGGCGCTCGAACTCCGTCAGGTTCGCGCCGGTGGGGAGAAGCGCCTGGATCACGGTCAGGCGGTGGGATTGGGGCATCAGAAGTCCTCGGAACCGTAGTGGAGTTTGAGCAGGACGACCAGATCGATGGGGATGTCAGCGTGTGGGTTCAGGGCATGGGCCTGTTCGGCGTCCTGCGCGGCCTGTTCCTCGGGCGTACGCGGCGCACTGATGCGGCACAGCGCCAGCAGGAACAGGAATGTCGGGAGGGACAGGCCGAGGAGCCACAAGAACACTTCGCGCATGTGAATCACCTCTTGGTGGGGCCAGGGCGTCCCGCTGTTCCTGGCGCTGGGACCACTCCCCGCGGGTGATGTGGCGGATGGCTCCGTGCTCGTGGATGGGCACCAGGTCCTCCAGAGCGGCGGCCCCCTCGACCACATCTCGGCGCACGTGCTTACCCTGACTCCAGGCGAGGAACAGGGTGATGAAGTCCCCCCGGCACCGCTTGCAGCAGGGGATGCCGTAATGGGTTTGCTCGGCGAGTGTGATGGCCGGCTGGGTGGCTGGGTCCCAAGCGGACGTGATGTGACGCACGCCTTTCTCGTCGGTGTGGGAGTACGCGAAGCGGTGGACCTCCCCGCCCACGTACCGGCGAAGCCGCATGATGTACGTCCCCTGGGGGTCCACCTCCAGGAACTTTGTCCGCTGGTACAGCTGCGGCGCACGGCCGTCGCCCACTTGATAGAAGCGCTCGACATCCACGTGGCGCATGTCTTCTGTGGCTTCCCCGCACACGGGGCAACGGTCATCAGGCTCAGTCATGGGGCCTCCTTGGGGAACTTCAGACGGCGTTTGGGGCGCCAGCGGTGCCAGCGCTGCGGCACTGGGGCGTACACAGGCGTGACGGTCTCGGCCAGCAGCCAGCCCCGCCCCACGTCCACCAGGCGGCCCGTGACCGTCACGTGGAACGTACCGGGGTCCAGCGCGAGCACCTGTGTGGTGGCGTGCAGCGTGACGGCGAACGGGTTGCAGCTGGCCTGCTGTGGGCAGACCTTCACCTTGATGGTTCCGGTGCCCCGGTCCACCTTCAGCAGCTGGCCCGTGACGGTGAGGGACGTCCCATTGGGCTCCCGTGCCGGGCGAATGTTGTTGGCCGGGGCGTACAGGTCGCGGATGACCCCGTACATGTCGGTCTTGGGATAGGCACGCACCGTGACCCGGACAGGTGTGTCGATCTTTTTATGGGCGCGGACGAGTATGCCGTTCACGCGCAGGCCACCCTCTGCGGGCTCGACCCAGCCGGTCAGCGTGATGACGGCCAGGTGGGGCAGAGCAGGCTGATGCTTGTGCCCTCTGGGATAGTGAATGGAGACGTTGGAATCTCCTTGGGGACGCATCTGGGTGATGTGCATGAAGCTCCAAAAATGACCCACAACGGCGCAGCGGCCATTGCAGGTGGGGAGAGTAGGTTTTAACCAGGAACGTGAACGACAGGGCCGTCCCTGCGAGGGCGTTTCATCCTTGGCGGCGCGAAGCCCCCTTACGCCAGCTGCGAAGAGCTCACGCCGAGGACGGACGCCAGAGCTCGCTTGTTCACTCCAGGAAAAGCCTGCATGACAGCAGCAATCGCCATCTCTTCCTCGGGGGAAAGCGTCCGGTTTGCAGCGAATGTCAAAGCTCTATCTCCGTTGGCCGCTTCGTATCCTGTCGGCATGATCAACGCTGCGGATCGCGATTGGGTTGTCGCACTGGGCGCCTGCCGCACTCTTCAGGCGGCAGGCGGCACAGTCGAGGACGTGTTGCTTTTTCTGAGACGCGCGGGGTTCTGGAAGATGGACAGCATCAGGGCACTGCGGGAACTCGAAGGTATGACCCTGGGAGAGGCGAAAATTGCCGTCCACGCCGGCCCTACTTGGTCAGATCGGTATGAAATGGACGAAGCTCTCCATGATCAGGTGGAAGCCGCACTGGACTCTTTTGGGAAGGAAACCCAGTCCAACGAAGGGAAAAAGGAATGAATGGGCTGGAGCAGTGTGCCCGCTCAGACTGACAACAGATGGTCACAGACGGGGCGTTGATAGAGCAGACCTGGGGAAATAGCGGGACAGAACGCGCGGTGTACATCCTGCCGGACCCATCGGGGGATAGGGCAACCTGATCTACTTCTGCCCCTTCTGTGGGCGTCCAGCTGGGGACGGTCTAATCTTCCGAGGGGAACTGTGGGCGAACAACTGACCCCCGGCGGTAGAGAGGCGGAACGTAGTGAGAGCAGAGACGTATAGCGAAACCCTCAGCAGATTCCGGGGCCTCCTCGAACAGAGACCTAAGTGGAGGCCAGATGAACTGGTACGTGCAGCAGCCGATGAGGGGCAAAGCGTGCTCATCTTGATGGGCCTACTCTGTGACCTCTTTGGGGTTTCGCTGATTGAAGCTAAAGGAGCGGCAATTTACGCGATCCATGGCGCCAAGTACGGCAGGCCCCTGAACCTTCACTATGAAGAGAAAGGGGAGGAGGCGTGACCGGAGAGCCGTACAGCGAAACGCTGCAGCGCTTCCAGGGCCTCCTTGAGCAGAGGCCAGAGTGGAAGCCTGATGAAATGGCTCGCGCGGCTGCTGATGAGGGACAAAGCATGCTCATTGTCATTCGGCTACTCCGGGATCTATTCCCAAAAGTTAGGCTCCCTGATGCCATAGAAGCAGGCGCTCACGCAGTACGCGGCCCGAAGTTTGGCAGACCTCTGGAGTAATCCGCCAGATCTCCGAAGCGTCGTTGCTCTACCGGAGATCCAGGCAAAACGCTCAATCCCGGTAGTCGCCAAACATGCCTGGTGGAGCCTCCGCCGGCGGAGTCCAGTTGTGCTCGGTCACCGCACGGATCAGGGCTGCCGTGGTCAGTGCGTCCCCGAGGGCCCGGTGCGCCTGCCCCTGCTGCTCGACACCCATGTCGTCGCAGGCCAGGGCGAGCTTCACCCACCGGTATTCCTGGTCCTCCGGGTCGTAATTGCCGTTCAGCACGGCATACCCGTTCATCACGCAGCTGGTGGCCGAGCGGTTTAGGGCGTGTAGGCCAAGGGTATGTATGTACCGGAGGACAAGCTGCACAGTGCTGATCGTTGACGTCGGTCCCGCTCATCTCCTGTTCGACCCAGCTCCAGGCTGGACATCACAGGGAGACCCGCGCGACCCCCGGAGGCAGCAGCACCACGCCCACCTCGATTGGGGTCTCCTTGTCCCACTGCACGTCTCTCAGGTAGATCGTCCTGTCTTCCAGCAGCCAGCTTGCGCCTGCCTGCCGCTCATCGGGCTCGCCGAGAACGTTCGTGGCTTCCACCACCATGGCCTGCAACTGCTTGTCCGCCTCATCGTGATACCGCGCGATACCCAGGTCGGGGTTGTCGCGCTCCTCGTCGGTGAAGTCGCCCTCGCCGTCCTCGAGCTGCGTGTAGAAGGGTTCGGACTCAAGGAGGGTCATATACAGGCAGAAGGTGTCTGTGTCCACCTGGAGGTATTCGAAGTGCAGGCCGCTGGGAAGCGTCACACCACCTTTGGGAAGGTCATTCCAATCCCAGGTCACCGGCAAGGTCAGAAGAGCGGCCCATAGTGCGGCACGGCCATCAGGAGCGACAATAACGTTCATCACCTCACAGCCTACGGTGTGGCCGCGCAGAGACTTATCCGCTGAACTCAACCCCTTGGCCTACACGCCCTAGTGGTCTGATTCAGAGGTCCTTTGACATTTTTGCAGAGGAGAATGGCCCAGCCCGTGCCCTCCTGGCATTCTCCCCAACTGTCAACGTTTTTCTGGATCAGACTACTAGTGGGTCACCTGCCACAGGCGTAGGCGTTCAGACCCCTGAAGGACGAGAGAACGGAAACCTGTCCTGGCCGAAGTTCCCTCGACATCCCCGAGCTCGGCAAACCAGGCACCCGTGGCAAGTGACCCACTAGTACTACAGTTGCAGTTGCTCCAGGCACCTGTTGTTCAAGGGCTTTCTGTCACCAGTCACCTCCCGAGAATCTCGTGTTTGAGAGACGGAATTGCCAACTGCAACTGTAGTACTAGTACCCCGTTCTCCAGCCCATGGGCTTTCCGCGTGGCCTTGAGTCGCTGGTAAACGAAGTCCGCGTTGTAGATAGCGACCGTCCGGCCTCGCAACGCGTCCCGAATGTGGGGGCCACCCAACGGAAGCCCGGGGCCGTCGCCAGCATCGCCTCGGTAATTCCGTGGACCCGCTGCGCGTCCGGCTCGATGGACTCGATGTTCTTGATCAGCGTGTCGAGCAGCATCTCACCCCGCAAGGTCACCACCGCGATCTCGACGACGTGCCCTTCCAGTCCAGTGGTTTCCGTGTCGAGCACGACCAGGTTGGGGTTTGTAGCCATGTGGCGGAACATGGCGACGGCCGCCGCATGCTCCTGCTGGTATCGCCCTAGGACGTGCGCCTGAAACGCCTTCTCACGGGCCCTCCGTTCACGCGCCAGGGCATTGCGGTGCTCCCGCTCCGCCGTGAGCTGCTCAGGGGTGGGAGGCGCGGCGTCTGCCACCCGGTAGAGGTCCGTGCGCTGCCACCCGGAACTGCGGCCACCGTGCTTGTACCACTCCCACTGCGCTACCGGCTCGCTGTTCAGGCGTAGGCCTTGTTTCAGTGGTTTTGGTTGCCATCCCCTCCGGGACGTGCTTGACGAGGGGCAACTGGGGTGTCGAGGTCACGAGGTCTCCGGTTTCTGATCGATCGGCACGCACTCGGAGCGCTCGTACAGGGCGCTCATGCGTTCGAGGTCAGGCGCCTTGAACTTGAACAGGGCGGCGGGGAGCAGATCTCGGGTGATCTTGAGACCTTCGGCGGCCAGTTCCTCGGCGGTGGCGAGGTGGGGTGGATGGGTTTGTTCGTACGTGGGGATGTCGCGTTTCTTGCGCATATTGGTGTGCTCCTGCGCCCGTTCCAGTGGGCTGGCACGGGGTTGTGGGGTTACTCCGGGGCGTGGATGGGCAGGGGGCCGTAGTAGCCCAGGTCACGCGCGGCACGGCGGTCCGCATCCGTGATCTCCACTCCCGCAACCCGGGCGGAAATGTACAACGTGTCCTCGCACATGGCCATCCGCAAACGACCACCTCGAACAGACTCCAACGTCAGGAGATGGATGACATGGACGTCAACGACCCCGACCAACTCTCTCCCAGCTTCAACCCAGCAGATCTTGCCCTCGTCAGCCATCTGGACTTCATTCTCCCGTGCAGCACGGGAATTTCAGTGAACCCGCCGATAATCCTTCATCAGCAGGAACGACGCGAGCTTCTCACCGGTGTGCAGTTCGACCTTCGGACCGTCGAACGCGACGACCGTGACGACGCGGTCCTCGTGGTGCTTGTGCGCCCAGCGGCTGTCCACGTCAATGGAGACTGGCGAGGGCGGGGGCGGTTCCACGATTTGGGCCGTCGGTTGATTCAGGGACTGGGTGCTGCTGACCAGCGCCTGTCCCGTGATCATTTCCAAGGTCAGCGTCTCACCGATCAAGCGGTCCAGGCCGAGCTGGGCGAGGACCTCAAAGCCACGGCTCTTCGTGTCCAGGGGCATGTCCTGCCGGGCGGCGTCCACGGCCTGCTGAATCTCGGCGTCGGTGAGGCGGGTGAACAACTCTCTGGGAATCCGGGAGGGGGTGGTCTTGGAGAGCTGCACCTGGAGTTCAGGAAGGCGGCTCTTGTTGCTGCAGAACATCAGGGCGCGCAGCTGGCGCATGCCCACGGGGTCACGCGCAGGCCGGGACGTCAGGACCTCGCGGGGGATCGGGGCCAGGGCGAGCAGGGCCGCGCCCGGAACCTTTTCAGGGGTAAGGGGTTGGGAGTTTCGCCGCTCACCTTGCCCGTCATTCTCAACTGAACCAGTGAGGGGCAAGCCGTCGCTGGCTTCCAGGCCCTGGGTAGTGCTCCTGCCTTCCTGGGGTTCGGCGACAGCTGCCCGGTCATCACCCGGATGCTCAACGGGCTCGTCAAGTTTGGGGCTTAATGATGTTTGAACTTCAGTTGAAATAACTTCAAAAGATTGAAGAACTTCAGTTGAAATAACTTCGGGCATAGCCACAGTGCCAGGTGGCATGCTGAGCGTGCCACCCCCTGGCACGGTCAGCGTGCCAGGGGGTACTCCTGGAATGCCAGGGGGTAGCACTGTGGGAATGCCACCCCCCTCTCGTTGGGCCTCGCTCTGCTTTTGCTGCTTGGCCTGATTGATCAGGATTTCGAGGGCTTCCCGCCGTTGCGTAAGCCCTTCCACCCACTGCCGCCGAGGCGTGAGGGTGTAGCTGTTCGAGTCGTTTTCATGTGCGGCCTGTCTGTTCCGGTGTTGCCGCATCCGGGTCTGTTTGAGGACCAATCCGACATCCACCAGTTCCTTCATGGCGCGCATTGCGCGGTTGCGCAGGCTCCGGGAATTGGCTGCTGCGCCGACGGAAGCGCGGAAGCATTTCTCGCCGATGGACTGGTAACTGGGGAAAACGAGACCATTTTTGCCGGCGCACCGGACGAGGTGGGCGTAAACGCGGAAGGCGTCCACGGTGAGGGGGGCGTCGTCCAGCTCCCAGTGAATCTGGAACGGGAGGTCGTCGCGCCCCTCCTCGATGTGCATGTTGTCGTTCCTGCTCATTGCGTTTGCCTCGAGCGAACCCACCCTGTCCGGGGGGCGAGGGGACTCCGGCTTACGCCGTGAGGTCTTCACGTGTGCTGTACGTGATTGACCCCAGTTCCTATGTTCGCTACCATAGGAACGAGCCGGAACCTTTCGGGTTCGGTTTCAGAGTCCTCTAAAACTCTCGGTTGATGAACGCTCAGGTGTTTGCCGCACTTGGGCGTTCGCCTTTTGGTCACGAGCTGTAGGTGACCTACCAGGGTACTTGCCACATTAGCACGCTGCTGGCGTTCTCATGTCCTGAGCTGTGTGTGCCAGCGCGGCCTGAACCGCGTCCGGCCAGTGCCGGCGCACATGGGCGAACTCACTGCGCTTCATGTCCCGCACGGCCGCCGCACGCGCCTCCCGCATCTGCCCGTCGGCGGGTCCTCGTCCGCCTCGGGGGCTGGTGGCGCCGCCGGGAGAGCCTGGCCGCGTTGGAGCAGGACCCAGTTCCGGCCACCCATCTCCTTGCGCTCCTCCTGCACGTGCGTCCAGCCGAGCGCTTCCACCACGATCCCCACTTCGTCTGCGCCAGGAGGCACGTCCGTGCGACTGAGGGCCACCCCGATGTCTTTTTCAGTCCGGTAGGCGTCCAGGCGCAGACCGTGCTCCAGCTTGTGCTTCGCGCGGCCCTTCTCGTCGATCGCGGCCTCCTGGGTCAGCTCGAACAGGATGCCCGCAAGGACACTCACGCCCGGAAGGCTGGGCAGTTGCTCCTCGGCCTCCTGGACCTGCTGTTCCTCGGGGGTCAGGAAGAGGGTTTTAGGGGATCGGGGCTTTGCGGACTTGCTCGGCACGGCCCACCTCCAGGTGCCGGTACTCGTGCAGGAGGCGGGTCAGGGTGGCGTGCCCGCGCCGGTCAGGTCCGAACTCGCTGGCGATCACGACGCGGCTGTTGTCGTGTTCGCCCTGGTCATCCACCCGGGCGATCAGGACGACCACGACCAGTTGCTCGCGTTCCTGCCGGCAGGTTTCGAGGAACGCGTTCGCATGCGTTTCCAGGGGCCACATGAGGTCGAAATCCGAAGGAGGGTCAGTCATTGCCAGGGGAATCCTTTACGGGGAGCGGGGAGCAGCTGCTGCTCGGCCATCTTTCGTTGCAGCCAGGCGAGGCCTTTCGGGGTGACCCGCGGGGTGTAGGTGACCCGGCTGCCCTCTCGCGCGGGGCGCGTGATCAGCGCAAAGTACTCGCGGTCGATGTACGCCGGGTACGGCACGTTGTGGTGTTCCGCGCCGTTGCGGTGGGCGTCCAGGAAGATGCGGCGCTCACGCAGGAGCGTGAATAGCCGCCCCGCCGCTGCCCGGTGCCGAGGAGCTTGGCGGCGTCCGAGACGCTGTATGAGCCGTCCGCACTCATCAGGGCGTCGAAGGTCTCCGCCTTCGGCGAGAGGACCGCCACCTGCTGTTCTGCGGCCTGCCGGGCAGCCTGCTCGGCCCGCTGGGCTTCCATGGCGTCTGCCCAGGCGCGTGCGGCCACCACGGGGTCGGTGAAGTCTGGGAGGACGAGCTGCGAGCGCAGGCGCTTCTCGGCCTCAATGAAGTGCCGGCGGACCTGCTTGCCGGCCTCGGAGCGTTCCAGCATGGCGAGGTCGAGGGAGAGCCAGTAGTCACGCCGGTTAGAGCCGCCCCACTTGCTCCCCGAATTGGGGGAGCCGTCCAGAACGCTGAATTCCTCGCCTTCCACGGCGCCGGTCTCCGCGAGGCGGCCTTGGACCCAGGTACTGAAATCACGGCCGACGCGGAGGGTGCGGGCGTCTGCCCAGAGTTGCCCCTCCTCGTGGTGGACGGGCATCAGGGCGGCCATCTCCGGGCGGTGGGAGGCCAGGTCAGACATAGGGGAGGCCTCCAGGAACGTCAGAAGGGGCGGGGAATCCAGGTGCCCGGCTGGGTGTGCAGGAAGTGCGGGCATGCTGGGGGAGATCCGGAGGTTCAGGCCTGGCTCGTCGATCTCGCGCTCAGGCTGGCGTTGCCAGGCCGTGGCGGCCACCGCACCGGCAAGTGCGTCGAGGAGGAAGAGCAGGGGGTTCACGCTTGCACCTGACCTTTGCCGTCGAGGCTGACCGCATGCTGGCTGTGGGGGCGAGGGCTCTGCCCATAGGCGTGAAATGAGAGAGGCCGCTCCGCTGTCCATGGCATGGCTGTCAGCTACGACCTGAACTGGAAATGGTCCGAGGTCGGGTAGAAGGGGTAAGCCGCTCTGGACTTCGTCTTTGCTCCTGAGAACAACACGCGGTAGGACACTGGGTCGCGGGTATCCCGCCACCCCTACGCCATATACGTGTAGAGACGGTCTGCCCGCACCTGACCGCTTGCTCAAACGAACGCACAGTTGGGTACGGAGTGAGGTCAGATTACGGTCATCCGGTACTTTCACAGTGGAACTATGAAAAAGTTCACACCTTACATCACCTTTTTGGCGCTCTTGCCACTCGGCCATGCGACGGCTGCTCCACAGCTCAGTGCTCAGAGCATCATCGTCAACCCGACCCCAACCGGCTTGAACGTCAACATCCGCACCAACCGGACCGTGAACAGCCAGCAGATCCCCAGCTATGCGCCAGGAGATCACCTGGAGTTCTATACCCGTGCCAACAAGGACGCCTACGTCTACCTATTCAACGTAGATGCCCAAGATCAGGTCACGCTGCTGTCCTCCAACGGTCTCCGGGCCCAGGGCAATCTCCTCAAGGCGAACACCTCACAGCGATTTCCTGAAAAAGGAGAAGCCTCCACATTTCTGCTGACTTTGCCTCAAGGTCTGAATCGGCTGCTGGCTGTGGCGAGCCTGGTACCGCTAGATTTCAGGCCATTAACAACACAGACATCAGCCCAAGGTGAAATGACACCCGTCAACGTCAAAGGGCAAGCTGGGTTAGGGCAAGCACTGACTGTGGCGCTGCGCTCTGTTCCCCCACAGAACTGGACAACTGCGACCACGCAGTACACCATTGCTCGCCGCGCTTTGAGCGGACTGCCGGAACTTGACGTTAAGGCCCTGAAAACGCAGGTGAACTTTAGGCAGAACGCTCGACTGAGCGAAGTGTTCGCCGCGTATGCCGACCATTTGCGTGCAGAGGGCTATCTCGTGACACAGTCCCAGTACAGACAGGGCGCAGCCCAGGGTGTCTTTGTCCGGCAAGGAGCGCAACTGCGTCAGGTGATGTTGGAGGTCGCTCAGCGAGACCAGACGTTTTTCGTGAAACTCATGCGTCAGAAGTAAGGACGAGAAGGGGCTTGTAAAACTCCCGCACTTCCAGCTCCAGAGAGAGGAGTGATCAGGCACGGGAGCCTCCTTGAAGTGGCCTAAGGTCGACCAGTTGGAAGTGCGGGATGTGCTGGCCGATGGCCTGGATGGCGGCCTCAAGGACCGCGTCGAGCGTCCGGCCCCGGTCGCACTCAGCAGTCTGGAGGTCCTGGTGCAGTTCGTCCTTGATGGGGAGCTGCATTCGAACGGCGTTGGCGGCGAGTGCGGCGGCTCGGAGCGGCTCGGAACGGGCTTCCGGCCAACTGGACGAGCAGGTAGATCTGGTGACCGGTCACGTCCAGCACGTCGAGGTTTATGAGGAAGGCCATGCCGACGGGATGAGGCGTGAGGGCCTTGCCAGGGTCAGGGAACAGGGCCGAGAGCAGGATGGTCTGGGCCTCGACGTTGTCATCCGCAAGGGCCACCACCATGTCCTGCAGGTTCATGATGGGCGTGAAGGGCTTGGAGCGGGCGTAGGTGTGTATGGCCGCGTCCAGGGCGGCCCGGTCTGCTGCGTTCATGGGTTCTCCGGTCAGGCGACGAGCTGGCGAGCGCTGGCGCCGTTCATGTGGAGGTGGAGGGTGGCGTGGGCCTGGTCGAGGTCATGCCTGCTCAGACGGCCTTCGATCGGGCAACCGGTCTCGGCGAGTGCCTGAGTACTCCAGAGGCTGCGCTGGAGCAGGCGCAGTTGCTCGGGCGTGAGGGGTTGGTGTTGATGGAGGGCGGCCAGGATTGCTTGGTATTGAGCAGTGAGGCGCTCGTTGGCGGGAGTGGATTGGCGGGCGAGATCTTTCAGGCTGGTGCGGATGGAGGTCTGGAGGGTGGTGGCGACAGAGGTTGGGAGATGCGGGACCGTTTGGGGTTCGGGGTGCATGGGTCCTCCTGGGGGTGGGATTGTCTTTCTCTGATCTTTAATTTAGTTTCCATAACACGTAGGACGTACGCGCAACTGGAAAAATGAGCTGCCTGCCAACCCCATCCCTCACAGGCGCCTGAGGTCGTAACGTCCACTCCACAACTCGCTACCCTAAGCCTATGGATTCCCTCCGCGTTGAGATCGACTTTGACTTTATAGGCGGTCAGAACGCGATATTGCTCAAAGCAACCAACATCACTCACGGCTTCGTCGAAGTAAAATCCACGGCCCTTGACCTCGGCGATGACCGGAGCCTCTATTTTTTGAATGACGCCCGGCTGCTTGGAGTGGAGTTAGAGTGCGAGTACCCTACGATTCTTGACCCGGGTGAAACCAATCAGGTCATCATCCCATTGAGCGCCCTAACGAAGCTCTTTGCGCAGCACAAGGTGGTGAGGCCTGCAACTATTCGCGCTGTTTTTCGGGATGGAACAGGTGCGTCCTTCTTCAGTGCCTCTCGTAGGCTGATTTGAGCTCAAAGTGCACACAGAGCAAAAACACCATCAGGCATGTCCTGTCTCTCGCCTTTCCAGCATCCCAGGTGCATGGGCTCTCCTGTAGTGTGAGGACATGAGCCTGGAACTGCTGGCCGCGAACCTGGACCTGCAGGGCCGGGCGGATCGCCTGGCCCACCTCGACCCGGACACACTCCGCAAAGAAGGCCTCCGGGCAGCCCGCGACAGGGATTTGGCCGGACTGTGGGCGCTGACCGAGTCGTACCTCGTTACACGCGGCAGCCGGGGCGCGCGCGTCAGCACGAACACGCTCGACTCCTACCGCATCGGGCTGGAGGTGTTCCTCGCCTGGGCCGGACCCGCCGGGATTAGCCTCCTGCGGCCCGGCGCAAACTCGGGATTCCGCTACGCCCGCCATCTAGAGGCGAGTGGCCTCGCCCCTGGGAGCGTCCGGGTCCGCCTGGCCGCTGCAAAAGCGCTGTTCACTGCTCTCCGCTGGAGCGGA
The sequence above is drawn from the Deinococcus hopiensis KR-140 genome and encodes:
- a CDS encoding 3'-5' exonuclease, with translation MATNPNLVVLDTETTGLEGHVVEIAVVTLRGEMLLDTLIKNIESIEPDAQRVHGITEAMLATAPGFRWVAPTFGTRCEAGRSLSTTRTSFTSDSRPRGKPMGWRTGY
- a CDS encoding phage antirepressor KilAC domain-containing protein produces the protein MRERRIFLDAHRNGAEHHNVPYPAYIDREYFALITRPAREGSRVTYTPRVTPKGLAWLQRKMAEQQLLPAPRKGFPWQ
- a CDS encoding antA/AntB antirepressor family protein, with the translated sequence MNPLLFLLDALAGAVAATAWQRQPEREIDEPGLNLRISPSMPALPAHPAGHLDSPPLLTFLEASPMSDLASHRPEMAALMPVHHEEGQLWADARTLRVGRDFSTWVQGRLAETGAVEGEEFSVLDGSPNSGSKWGGSNRRDYWLSLDLAMLERSEAGKQVRRHFIEAEKRLRSQLVLPDFTDPVVAARAWADAMEAQRAEQAARQAAEQQVAVLSPKAETFDALMSADGSYSVSDAAKLLGTGQRRGGYSRSCVSAASSWTPTATARNTTTCRTRRTSTASTLR
- a CDS encoding DUF4384 domain-containing protein; the encoded protein is MKKFTPYITFLALLPLGHATAAPQLSAQSIIVNPTPTGLNVNIRTNRTVNSQQIPSYAPGDHLEFYTRANKDAYVYLFNVDAQDQVTLLSSNGLRAQGNLLKANTSQRFPEKGEASTFLLTLPQGLNRLLAVASLVPLDFRPLTTQTSAQGEMTPVNVKGQAGLGQALTVALRSVPPQNWTTATTQYTIARRALSGLPELDVKALKTQVNFRQNARLSEVFAAYADHLRAEGYLVTQSQYRQGAAQGVFVRQGAQLRQVMLEVAQRDQTFFVKLMRQK